The Armatimonadota bacterium genomic interval CGGTGCCGCGGTGACAGTGTCGAAATCACTGACTCTTAAGGCAAAGGCCTGGAAGACTGGGATGAATCCCAGTGCGGTGAAGTCGGCGGTCTATACAATCAGCCATATTCCAACGAATATCAGTCTTGCTCCATCCAGCGGCTATTTGAGGGGCTACTGGAAATATACGTTTGTCAGCAAGCACTCAGACAGCGCGGGCGCAGGAACGATCAAAAGTGTAAGCCTACTGATAAATTCGGCTACTGTGGGGTCAAATGCAATATATTGCATTTACATTGGAAACAAACTCTACCTTAGAAACGATGAAGGCACCAGAAGTCTTGGCGGGTATGAGGTCGGTTCTGACAATGTTATAGAGAATGGTCAGTGCAGGCTCTACTGCAAAAATACTACAGTATCCAGGAGCGGAAACACGCTTACTGTCAATTGGGTGATTGAGATAAAGCCTTCAATGGCCAATAGGGTTTGCTACGGATGGCTTTTTGCGGCGGACAGCGATGGTTTTTATAAGGGATGGGATAAATTCGGGGAGTTTACGTTTCGTCCGCTTACCGAGCCTTGGAATGTCTGTCTGATTCCTGTAAGCGCCACTTTCAATACGGGAGTTAAATATACGATCAGTAGTGTTTACTTCGATATCGCCTGTTGTTCATCAATCGACATAGCTGCTCTTCTGATTAACAATGTGCAGTCGGCTTCAAACGCAGTGTATGTATTGTATAATGTGCAGACCGACAAGCTCTTTTTGAGAAATGATGCGGGGACTGGAAATCTCGGCGGTTATGCGCCGGGTTCGGACAATGTCATCGAAAACAAACAGTGCAAGCTATACTGCAAGTACACAACTGTGGTGAATAATATAAATGGGCTTGCGATCAGTTGGAGTATTGAGATGAAACCATCGATGGCAGGCAAGAGTTGTAAGTGCTGGCTTTATGTCAAAGATATCACAGGAGTCTACAACGGCTGGAGTTTTCTGGGAAGCCGCACTATTAAATAGCATGAGATTCCCTAGTAAAGCATACAACGACCCCGGGGTTCCCGGGGCTGTTTTTTGCGAAGGACTTCATGCTTGCTTTCATAAACCATGGTTTTGTGGGCAATACAGGAGGCGGAAGGTGACCAGTCGCGAACGCATCAAAACAATTTTCACAGGCGGTGTGCCGGATCGGTGCGGATTCTGGATGGGAAATCCGCTTGGGGATACATGGCAGAATTATTTTGAATATTTTGGCACCTCAAATCAAGAAGAAGTGCGCAGGCATCTGGATGATGATATTCGCTGGATATGTGCGGACTTTGCATACAAGCACCCCGAGGGTAAGCCGCTCTTTGAAATGACCAGAGATGGAAAACCCATCTTTGCCGATTGCGAGGATGTCGTGGAGATTGAGGACTATCCCGATTGGCCGAACCTTGATTACCTGGACTTTACTCAGCCGCTTGACGATCTGCGCAGCGCAGGAGATGTCTGCCGCGCAAGTGGAATGTGGGCATCGTTTTTCCATATCCTTGCCGGTTACTTCGGGATGGAAAACTACTTCATAAAAATGTATCTGAATCCGGATGTTGTCGATGCGGTGACGCGAAAAGTGTGCGAATTTTTCCTTGAGTCAAACAGACGGTTTTTCGAGGTTGCGGGTGACGAGATGGACGTGTTTTTCTTTGGAAATGATTACGGCACTCAGCTCGATCTGCTCGTCAGCCCCGAACAGTGGGATCGTTTTATGCTCCCTTACACAAAAGCGCTGGTGGACCTTGGGCACAAATACGGTTACAAAGTGATGCATCACTCCTGTGGGGCAGTCCATAAAATCATTCCCAAATATATCGAGATGGGAGTCGATGCGCTGCATCCTCTGCAAGCCAGGGCATCCAACATGGATGCCGAGACTCTTGCCCGTGATTTCAAAGGCAAAATTGCATTTGTGGGCGGTATAGACACTCAGCATTTGCTGGTTCATGGCTCTCCTGAAGATGTCAAGGCAGAAGTGCGGCGAGTAAAGGCATTGCTGGGTCCGAACCTGGTTATCAGTCCGAGTCATGAGGCACTGCTGCCGAATGTTCCTGCACAAAACGTTGTTGCAATGGCCGAGGCGGCGAGGGAAATGTAAGAGGATTTCACGCCCATAATTGGGAAGTTTATACACATGCCCAATCTTTTACCGGAAACACCTGAAGAGCTGTCTCATCAGCCTCTTGCAGCGCGCATGCGCCCGAGGACTATGGACGAGTTCGTCGGCCAGGAGCAGATTCTGGCACCAGGCACTCTCCTTCGCACGGCTATCGAAAAAGATGAGCTTCCTTCCATGATCTTCTGGGGACCTGCAGGCTGCGGCAAGAGCACACTGGCGGCGGTGATAGCTCACCACAGCCGGGCGCGGTTTGAAAATTTCAGCGCCGTCACATCGGGCATACCCGAGATGCGTAAAGTGATCGCCCGGTCAAAAGAGCAGCGCAAGCTCGACGGGCGCAAGACTATTCTCTTTGTCGATGAGATACATCGATTTAATAAAGCCCAGCAGGACGCGCTTTTACCTCATGTTGAGGACGGAACTGTTGTCCTGATCGGCGCGACCACCGAGAACCCGTATTTTGAAGTGAACACTCCTCTGCTTTCGCGTGCGCGCATCTTCAGGTTCGATCCTCTTTCTGATGAGAATGTCAGGGCGCTTATTGATCGAGCCCTGCATGACAGTGAGCGCGGGCTTGGCAGCGAAAATATCGTGGTCAATGAAGACGCCATGGCCCATATTATAGACATCGCCGAAGGTGACGCCCGCAATGCCCTGAACGCTCTCGAATCGGCAGTCGCTTCTACCGAGCCCGATCCCAAAACAGGCGTAAAGACAGTCACACTAAAAATTGCTGAAGAAGCTGTTCAAAAAAGGGTGTTGAAATACGACAGGAATGGGGATAACCACTACGATACCGTTTCGGCATATATCAAATCGATGCGCGGCTCCGATCCCGATGCGGCCATATACTGGCTGGCGCGAATGCTGGCCGCTGGGGAGGACCCCAAGTTCGTGGCGAGGCGATTGGTCATTGCCGCCGCGGAGGATATAGGTAACGCGGACCCGATGGCGCTGGTAGTGGCGAATGCGACTGCTCAGGCTGTGCAGTTCGTAGGCATGCCGGAGGCTCAGATTCCTCTGGCTCAGGCGACAGTATATCTGGCCTGCGCGCCCAAGAGCAACGCAAGCTACATGGCGATAGATCGGGCGAATAGAGATGTAATGGAGAGGAAGGGACCCCCAGTGCCTGTGCATCTAAGGGATTCACACTACCCCGGAGCAAAGGCTATAGGGCATGGTAAGGGATACAAATATCCTCACGACTACCCCGGCCATTACGTCAATCAGGAATATCTGCCGCCCGGCGCGCAAAGTGGGCCGTATTACGAGCCGACCGAACATGGTCATGAGGCAAAGTTCAAACAGCGCCTAGACAGACTGCGCAAGAGCGGCTCTGAATCCGATAGCAAGGCGGACGACGAATCATGAAGCCTTGGAGATACAGTGCAACCTGCTTCCTCTCCCCATCGGCGGGAGAGGGTTGGTGTGAGTGGGGAGTCCCGGCCAAGTGAGCAGTAATGAGAAAAAGAGAGTCGTCGTAGCAATGAGCGGCGGTATCGACAGTTCTATAGCCGCCGCGATGCTCCTTGACAATGGCTATGAAGTGATCGGGGTCACGATGCGGATGTGGTCATCCGAGGATGAGGCTCTCGAAAAAATTGCGCGGCAGGCGGAGCAGGATGCGGGCCGCGTAGCGTCGTATCTGGGTATATCGCATCACGTGCTCGATGTTCGGGATGAGTTTGCCAAATGCGTGGTGAGCAACTTTATTGACGAATACCGCCATGGCCGGACGCCGAATCCCTGCGTTGTGTGCAATCCCAAGATCAAGTTCGGCGAGCTGCTTAAGTATACTCAGGACGAACTCGACGCGGACTATATAGCGACAGGTCACTACGCTCGGATAATCTGGGACGAGCCGACGTCGAAGTGGAAGCTGCTGAAAGGCGTGGATAAGACAAAAGACCAGGCATACGTATTGTACAGGCTCAGTCAAAGCCAGTTGGGTAAGATACTCATGCCCCTGGGGTATCATACAAAAAGTGAAGTGCGCGCCATGTCAGATAAGTTGGGTCTGCACTTGACTGAGAGACCCGAGAGCCAGGACATATGCTTTATACCCGGCGGCGGGTATCAGGACTTTTTGAAAAAGTCTGTGCCTGAGTTGATGCGTCCCGGACCCATAGTCGATACTTCGGGCAAGGTGTTGGGTGAGCACGAGGGAATAGCGTTTTATACAGTCGGCCAGCGCCGGGGGCTGCGTGTGGCATCAGGCCGCAGGCTATATGTAATTGCGATTGATGCGCGGTCAAATAAGATAATTCTTGGTGAGCCCGGTGAGTTTGGGCAAAAGGCCGTGCTTATAAAATATGTCAATATGATATCCGGTGAGAAACTTTCGAAATCCGTTGCCGTTTCGGCGAAGATAAGGTATAATGCGCAGGATTCGCCTGCGGTCCTGAGGCCCTTGTCTGAGGACAGCGCCGTGCTTGATTTCGAGCAGACCCAGCGTGCGGTCACTGCCGGCCAATCGGCTGTATTTTATGATGGCGATGAGGTCCTGGGCGGCGGGATAATAGCCGACCGGGTGGAATCGGCCTTGGAAAGTGACGTGTTGAGATGATTGGGCTTTTGGTCACGGTCACAGTGCTGCTGAGCGTGATCCTGATATTATTGGTTGTGGGACTGGCTGTGTATTTCAGGCGGCTGGCGGGTGCGACGCGTGAGCTTGAGGCTACGCTGAAAGTTTTCAGAGAAGAGATTACTGAGCTGGCTGAAGAAGCCGGACGGGTTTTGAGACATACGAATGAGTTGGTGATCGCGGCACGTATGCAGGTGGACCACGTGGGGCGCGCCGCTCAATCGGTTGAAGACCTTGTTGAGGGAAAGACGATAGTGGGTGCGGCTGAAAGGGCTGTTTCAAGTTCCAGGACTACTCTGATTTCGGTTATGCAGGGCATAAAGGAAGGTATTAAAACCTTAAGAAGCGCTAAACAATCAAAGGAGGAATCCAACGATGAGTGAAAATCGAGAAGAAAAGGGCGTATTCATAAATTTCCTGGCAGGCATGGGTTTGGGCGCACTGATCGGTGCGGTGACTGCGCTGCTTGTAGCGCCGAAATCCGGCAATGAGACAAGGGAAGATATAAAGAATGCCGCGGACGATATTCGTGACAAGGCGACCAAGGTAGTCCATGATCTTTCAGAGTCCAGCGAGGAGTTGGTCAAAAAGAGCAGAGAGCTTCTTGAATCGACTCGTGACAAGGTCGTCAGCGCGGTTGACGCGGGTAAGCAGGCCATAATATCGAAGAAAGAAGAGACATCGGAGGAGTCGGAGAATCCTGAGTTTTAGCCGTTATTGGATGGATGTGTGTGTATGCCGCAGATGAGGACGGCAGTCGAAAGGGACGCCGAATAAGATGAGGTGACACAGAGTGAACTTCAAAATAGATGTCAGGACATTGGAGAAGGAGCTTCCCTTAATCGAACTCGAGGGTGAGGTGGACGTATACACTGCGCCACAGCTCAAGCAGCAGATCATAAATATTCTCGAGGACGGCACTAAGGAGTTGATGGTGAATCTCACCAAGGTTGATTATCTGGACAGCACGGCTCTCGGCGTTCTGATCGGTGGATTGAAACGAATGCGAGAGGTAGACGGCAATATGGTGTTGATCTGCCCGAGTCCTCGGATTCGCCGGGTGTTTGAGATCACCGGGCTGGATAAGATTTTCGATATCTACAATTCCGAGGAAGACGCGCGAGAGGTTATGGGAAAGGAGATAGTGTAAACGTGCCGAACGACGAATGTCCCGCTTGCGTGGAGCTGAGAATACCGTGCAAGCCGGAGTATGTTGGTGTAGCAAGGCTGGCGATTCTCGGTGTGGCCAGCCGCATGAAGTTTTCATATGATGAAGTCGAGGATGTCAGGCTTGCGGTAGGCGAGGCGTGCACGACATCGGTCGAGTGGGCTGAGCGCAACTCGAAGCTCGATTCGAGCATTATATTGCGCAGTGAGATCGCTCCCGATAAGCTGACAGTAGACATATTCGACGAGGCCGGTGTCAGGAGTGACGGCGAGGCATCCGGCAGCGTCGATCAGGAACCTGAGAACCTTGGAGCGCTGCTCATAACCTTACTTGTAGATGAGGTTAATGTTGAACCGAATAATAACGGCACGCGTGTTCGGATGGTCAAATATGCTGGACAACGATAGCGGGGCGGCGAGAAAAAAAAGCTCTGTCGCTGAGTGGACCGAGGAAGAGGCCGAGGGTCTTTTCCGCGACTATGTCAGCCGACGTGATCGGAAGACTCGCGACAAGCTGGTTATCATGCACCAGAACCTGGTCCGGTTCCTGGCAGGCAAGTTTGCAAACAGGGGTGAACCGCTTGAAGATTTGGTTCAGGTCGGTGTGATCGGGCTGATAAATGCCATAGACAGGTTCGATCCCGACAGGGGGACAAAGTTTTCGACCTATGCCACTCCCACGATAGTCGGCGAGATCCGGCGGCACTTTCGTGACAAGGCTTGGAGCCTTAAGGTTCCAAGACGGCTTCAGGAGCTTAATCTTGCCGCCAATAAGGCAGCCGAGGACTTGAGCCAGCGTTTGGGACATCCTCCGACTATTCAAGAGATTGCCGGTCAGGTGGGCGCAAGTGAGGAAGAGACACTGGAGGCAATCGAACTTGGAAATGCTTACGATACCGTTTCTCTGGACAGCAAGCTGCCCTATGAGGGCGAATCTGCGCCGCTGACTCTCGCCGAGTTTGTCGGCGACCTCGATGCTTCGCTTCAGAGTATAGAGACTTACGGCGATCTGAAGCAGGCCGTGGACTGCCTGGAGCCTCGTGAAAAAGCGATCATCTACTATCGTTTTTTTAAGGACATGTCTCAGACGGAGGTTGCGAAGAGGCTCAACATATCTCAGATGCACGTTTCGCGCCTGCAGCAGAAGGCCTTAAAGCGACTTAAAGAACTCCTCAGCCAATAATGATGCTGGCGCTAACCTGTAGGGGTGAAGCATTTGCCAAGTGCTTTAGTAAGCTTTGCAAGTTTCGTCGTAAATGCTTCACCCATGATTAATGCTCTCGGGTTTCCTCAATCGCAACAACCTCAATAGATTACCTATTGCAGAATCTTTGTATTGGAACTAAAATTAAATAAGTAAGGTCATACATTCAGGGGTCGCAATGCCTGTCGTGGCTTTGCGACCTTGTGTTGTGAGACGATATAATCCCTCCGGTATCTTACCCGGAGGGATATCGATGCGTATAAAATACATGAGGTCATTTGCGAATGGCAGAATTATACATAGATCAGCTTCTGACTCAGATGGTTGAGAAGTCAGGCTCGGACTTACATCTGAGATATGGGCAGCCGCCGATTATGCGTATTCATGGGAAACTTACTCCGACACCCTTTCCGCCGATTGAGAAGGTTGAGGACATAGTATTTCCAATTTTGAACGAAGAGCGCCGCAAGCGCCTGGAAGAGTTCATGGAGCTGGACCTGTCGTATGAGATAAGGGATGTATCCAGGTTCCGTGTAAACTGTTTCCGCCAGCGCGGTCATGTCGGGGCGGTGCTTCGAGCGATTCCCATTAAGATCAAAACAATTGATGATCTTGGTTTACCGCAAGTGACAAAAGATATATGTCTAAGGCCAAGAGGGTTGGTTCTGGTAACCGGGCCTACCGGTTCCGGTAAATCGACCAGCCTGGCAGCTATGATCAATCATATCAACGAGAACGAGAAAGCGCATATAATCACAATCGAGGACCCGATCGAGTTCGTGCATCAAGATAAGATGTGCTCTGTCAATCAGCGCGAACTGGAGATTGATACTCATTCATTTGCAGAGGCCCTTAAGCACGTTTTGAGACAGGACCCGGATGTCATCCTGGTCGGTGAAATGCGAGACCTCGAAACCATATCCCTTGCGATCACCGCTGCTGAGACCGGTCACCTTGTATTCGGGACTCTGCACACGACCGATGCTCCTCAGACAATCGACCGTGTCATCGACGTTTTCCCTCCAGAACAGCAGTCTCAGATACGAATGCAGCTATCGGTCACGATCCAGGCTGTTATTTCCCAGCAGCTCTTGCCGCGAATTGATGCTCAAGGAGGTCGAATCGCGGCATTCGAGGTGATGGTAGCAACCCCGGCTATTCGAGCGCTGATACGAGAGGGCAAGACACACCAGATATATTCTGATATTCAGGCAGGCGGCGACTTCGGTATGATCTCCCTCGACCAGTATCTTGTCGGTTTATTGAGGAGGCGGGTCATCAATTATGATGACGCCATCTCCAAATCATCAAATCCACGCGAGCTTGAACGTATGGCCGCTAAGGCGCTGCAGGGGGTGGTCAAATGAGCCGAGCAATGAACAGAGAATTTATGGATGAACTGCTCACACTTCTGGTTAAGTTGGAAGGCTCCGACCTCCATATCAAGGCGTACAATTATCCTTTAATGCGCATTCATGGCGACCTGATCCCTCAGAAGCAGTATCCGAAACTCAGTCCCGAGGACACTCACGATTTGGCTTACAGCATGATGAATGAGGTCCGCCAGGCGCGATTTGAGGAAGAGCTGGAAATGGATCTCGCATATGAGATTCCGAATGTATCCAGATATCGAACCAATATTATGCAGCAGCGCGGCATGGTAAGCATGGTCCAGCGTGCAATTCCAACCAAGATCATGAGTATGCAGGAACTGAATCTGCCTCCGGTCTGCCAGTATTTTGCGGAACGCCCGAGAGGAATGGTTTTGGTTACCGGTCCGACCGGTTCCGGCAAGTCCACTACTCTCGCCGCTATGATCGACTATATAAACTCCAACAGATCCGAGCACATCATGACTGTTGAGGACCCTGTTGAGTTTGTTCATGAGTGCAAAAAGTCGATCATTAACCAGCGGGAGTTGGGCACCGATACGCTCTCATTTAACAATGCGCTGAAATATGTTCTCAGGCAGGACCCTGATGTAATTCTGGTCGGTGAGATGCGTGACCTTGAGACGATCCACCTCGCGATCACGGCTGCCGAAACCGGCCACCTTGTATTTGCGACCCTGCATACGCAGGATGCCACTCAGACTGTAGACCGTATCATAGACGTCTTTCCAAACTATCAGCAAGCTCAGATTCGAATGCAGTTGGCCAATAACCTGATAGGTGTGGTTTCTCAGACTCTACTCAAACGAGCAGACGGCCATGGACGGGTAGCGGCTTTTGAGACATTGATGAACTCAACTGCCATCCGAAACCTGATACGTGAAGCTAAGACATTCCAGATAGCTTCGATGATCCAGACCGGCGGCAGACAGGGGATGATGACCCTTGATCAATATCTTGCCGAACTGGTCAAGAGAGGTATGATCAGCCGGGACGAGGGTCTGTCGCGCGCGAGCAATGCAAAAGAGTACGAAGCAATGTTGGAGGTCACCAAATGAAGCTGAAACAGGTCGCTGCGCAGTTATATACACTCAGGGATTACCTCAAAACACCCGCCGATATTGCGGCTTCGCTCAAGAAAGTGAGCGATATCGGTTATCAGGCCGTGCAGCTTAGTGGCATGGGGCCGATATACGAGTCCGAGCTTGTAAGGATTCTCGACGGCGAGGGACTGGTCTGCTGCGCCACTCATGAAAACGGTCAGAGCCTGCTCGACGATCCGAAAGCGATAATAGACCGGCTCAATAAGCTCAACTGCATCTATACGGCATATCCGTATCCGGCTGGTGTGGAGCTTAATTCTCTTGCCGATGTTGAGTCCTTTGCCTCGCGTCTGGATGCGTCCGGCAGGGTTCTGGCTGAGGCCGGGATAACGCTTGCTTATCATAATCACCATATCGAGTTTCGCCGGTTTGAGGGCGAGCTTATGCTGGATGTGATTTATTCTCATACCGACCCGCGTTACCTCCAGGGCGAGCCGGACACTTACTGGATACAATACGGCGGGGGTGATCCGGCAGACTGGTGCAGGAAGCTTAACGGACGGCTTCCCTTGCTTCACATGAAAGATTATGCGGTTATGCCCGACCTGTCTGTTACATATGCAGAGGTGGGCAATGGAAACTTGAACTGGCACGAAATAATTCATGCCGCGCAGGAGTCCGGCTGCCAATGGTATATCGTTGAGCAGGATGAATGCAGGCGCGACCCGTTCGAATCACTAAAGATCAGCTTCGATTACATCCGAAATAACCTTGTTGATTGAAGGCATTCAAGCTCTTGTTGTCGAAGCATATGTTGTCCAAACCAGTTGCAAAACTATAGACGTTTCGGACACAGTCATTTCGAACGCTCACATCTGTCATTCCGAACGAATATGAGGAATCTGCTTTGGAATTGACGTTGTCAAAAGCAGGTTGCTTCGGAGTTCGAAATGACGAATGTCGAGGACACACGTCTGTTGACGGAAAGGAAGAGCAATGAGTGGAAGCGTCCGCTTGGGAATAATCGGTCTGGGGGTAATAGGCAACCATCATGCCACTTACCTGCGGGCCGGCGATGTGAAGCGCTGCGAACTTACAGCAGTGTGCGATATTGACCCGAATCGTATTGAGAAGTTCTCGGACCTGAAAAAATTTACCAGCAGCGAAGAAATGATCCGCTCCGGTGAGGTTGATGCGGTCCTAATATCCACGCCGCACTATGCCCACACGACCATAGGCATCGACGCCCTCGAACAGGGCCTTCATGTTCTGGTCGAAAAGCCCATCTCGGTGCATAAAGCCGATTGCGAGCGCCTGTTGGCGGCTCACAAAGACCCGAAGCAGGTCTTTGCGGTCATGTTCAACCTGCGCACCATCGGCTGGTGGAAGAAATTAAAGCAGCTCATCGACACCGGTGAGTTGGGTGAGATAGTTCGCATCAACTGGACTTGCACCGACTGGTTCAGGAGCGAGGCATACTATGCCAGCGGTGGATGGAGAGGCACCTGGGCCGGTGAAGGCGGCGGTGTGCTAATGAACCAGAGCCCGCATTATCTTGACCTCTGGCAGTATTTCTTTGGTATGCCGGAAAAAATCCGAGCATTTTGTGGTTTCGGCGTGCGCCACAATGTTGAGATTGAAGATGAAGTCACCGCCTATATGGAATATTCCAACAAGGCGACAGGTGTGCTGATAACTTCTACCGGCGAGTTCCCCGGCACCAATCGTTTGGAAGTTGCCGGTGAGCAGGGCAAGGTTATCATTGAAGGCGGCAAGTTCAGTTTTACAAGAAATGAGGTCCAGACGACTCAGTTCAGCAAGACATGCCCTACAGGGTTTGTCTTCCCGCCCGTTTGGAATATAGACATCCCCGTAAAGAGCGGTGGCCAGCACATGGAGATAACGCAAAACTTTGTGAACGCTATTCTTGACGGAACTCCGTTGCTTTCTCCAGCCGAAGAGGGGATTAAGTCTGTGGAGCTTGCCAACGCGATGATCTACTCGACTCTTACCGATTCCACGGTGCACTTACCCTTGGATAGCCAGGCTTTCGAGAAAGAACTGCAGCGTCTTATTGCCGAGTCGAGATTCGTCAAGCAGAGCGAAAAAGGCG includes:
- a CDS encoding Gfo/Idh/MocA family oxidoreductase; protein product: MSGSVRLGIIGLGVIGNHHATYLRAGDVKRCELTAVCDIDPNRIEKFSDLKKFTSSEEMIRSGEVDAVLISTPHYAHTTIGIDALEQGLHVLVEKPISVHKADCERLLAAHKDPKQVFAVMFNLRTIGWWKKLKQLIDTGELGEIVRINWTCTDWFRSEAYYASGGWRGTWAGEGGGVLMNQSPHYLDLWQYFFGMPEKIRAFCGFGVRHNVEIEDEVTAYMEYSNKATGVLITSTGEFPGTNRLEVAGEQGKVIIEGGKFSFTRNEVQTTQFSKTCPTGFVFPPVWNIDIPVKSGGQHMEITQNFVNAILDGTPLLSPAEEGIKSVELANAMIYSTLTDSTVHLPLDSQAFEKELQRLIAESRFVKQSEKGEVVDAKASFH